A segment of the Colletotrichum destructivum chromosome 3, complete sequence genome:
GGCAGAAAGCCCTGGTCCTTGTCTTGAAGACCATTGTGACCCCGTATATGGGGTTGCCGGGTTCAAGAAGTGTCACCGAGTCCGGGCTCTCCAATGCCCACATGGCCTCCATCAATTAAGAACACGGCTAACGATGTACCCCGCACCCATTCACCCCCACAATCCCCCAGTATATGTCCATTTCGCCGGTTTGCCAAGCAGGGCCGTCAGCTCTTTGGTTCGTtttctccttcatcgccgtGTGACCCCATTTGCAAAGGTTGACACAGCCTTCAAGTGCCAAGAGTGCGGGACTTTGGACGAAACGAGGTGTTTCCTGTGCCTGGGTCGCCGTGAAAACTCGGAACGGGGTTCAAAGGGACACGGCACTCTGCCCTTCGCCATGAACACAGTGACTATTGTGCTCCCTTTGTTGACCCCGACAAGTCGGACGCGAGGCTCGGCTAACATGCCTCCACGATGACATGAGGGACCACTCCGAGCTTTCAGGACGGGCACGTCCATGAAATTCCTGTAATCACAACGGCTTGGCGCATGCGTTCCACTTCCAGAACCCACGCCGGAAGGATTGGCGTGCCTGatttttttgtttttatttATTAGAGTTTCCTTGGGGACCCTTGCGAGGCATTTCTCGAAGCCGAACCATCAGATGTCGCACCCTATCACGTAACTCGAACTTGGCACACCCTGTCCCAGAGCCCAAGTACACGCGCCGATGGACGTGCGGAAGACCGGACCTGTTTGGACTCATCTGGGTCTCCGAGCTCAGCGCGGGCGGCGTTCGTTCCGGGTGCCCAATTACGTCTTTAAAGTCCGTTCCCCGTGCCTTTGCTTCGAAGACCTGAGGGAGGAAACACAGCAGCCAAATTCACTCGTTGCGGCCATTCGAGAAGAACTCCTGTCTCTTTCACACCAAGATGCAGCCTACAGAGATCATCGCCATTTTGGCCGGAACGTACCAGCTCCTTAACACATCAGCGTAGGTCCCTCGCAGCACGACTCCAGTCCATGCCGGTAGTAGCCTTTGCTGACGATATTTCACAGTACGCGCGACGGAGTGCCAGTAGAGGACAGGACGTACGGCTCCAACCCGGTCGGCATTCTTTCCTACAGCAAGTCCGGCTACATGTCGGCCACGATCACATCGACGGATCCCGAGCACCGACCCGCGAACTTGACATTTCCCTTCCAAGACGGCCAGTCCGACGCCGACTGGGCCCAGATCGGCAAGCACAGCATCGGATATGCCGGGCCGTTCTCGctcaccgacgccatcgaggccacTGCCACCTccggccagctcgtccaCGGCCCCTTGACCGTTGCAAACGTTCCCACCATGGTGGGAGTCAGGCAAGTGCGCAACTACACGACCTTTGAAAATGGGAACCTGCTCCGCATCTCCTCCCAGAGAGACGGCAGCAACAGAGGCGAGCTTTGGTGGAAGCGGTTGGATTGAGTTGTCACACATAAAGAGAGATATCTTCCCTGGGGGAAGGCACTGCCAATGGCAGCAGAAGTCAGAGCATTCCCAAATGTATTTACGATGAGACAAAGAGCGGAACACGCGTTACCTTGGATATATACTAGAGGTTCGGATAGATTTGCGAAGTTGCGAAACTGATTGGATTGACTAATTTCTCCGCCAGTGTGAAGGTTACTACTCTTCATAAAATATGACGGCTACAGCAAGTTGCCTCTTTAGTGTATCAGGTTACCAGACTTCCGCTAAAATTTAAGGATTCCAGAGTAAAGTTCCTGAATCTTGGGTCTTGGCGTTTGTCGTGCCCTCCATAGGATGCCTCTTTTGGTTATATAGATTATTGTTCTTCCGGACTTCGGCCATAGTTGACACTCACGTAATCACTTCCGGACAGCATGGGAAATGAAGAGACCTGAGACAGAACCAAGGGATATATCTCAGGCGAGCTGCCTGACTGATGGTCTCAAGCAGGTCCAGTCGTATTTTTCACTGGCTCCGGGATCACTCTACAACAAGGCGTTTTTTGAAGCCTGTTGTTGTCCGCTCGTCGACACCGCCACTGCCCACAGAACTACTCAAAAGCCTGGTTGGCCAGCCTGTCGGCCTCCATGTTCTCTTCCCCTGGTATCGGCCAGAACATGAAGTCCAgcccgccttcgtcgccgtacGTCATTTCGTCGAGCCGCTCGTGCAGCGCCTTGAGCGTCTCGAAGTGCGCgacccggcggccgcgggcgTTCAGCCCCTCGTTCTCGATCCAGTCCCCGATCCACAGCGACATGGCGTGGGCGAGGTATTCCGAGTCCGTCGCGATCGTGATATGCCTCAGGGAGTAGTCGCGGCGCGTGATCTCGtggagggcgtcgagcgcCTGAGCCAGtgcctcgatctcggcgcgCGAGCTGGTCTGCGGGAGGTCCGGCGCGAGCAGGCCGCGGCGGTTGTACTGGGACCTGGGGCCGAAGTAGACGCCCCACGAACCCCGGGCCGCGGGGGTCCCGTTGTCCCGGCAGGCGCCGTCGATGTAGACGACGAGGGATCCAGGGTCGGGTACGACGCGTTTTATCTGCCACGAGTACATCTGGAGGCCGAAGACTTGTTTCCGGGGGTCGTAAACGACGAGCTCTGATCTTGGCACCAGCCTGTGCGGGTCGCTGGCGCGGTGCTCAAAGAGCCGGCTCCCctggccatcgtcatcgtcgtagcccatcatcatcttgcCGAGCTTACTTGGCTGATGATTGGGTATATGTGATGTATTATCTTGGTCCTTGTCGAATATCTGCTGTGGATTAGGTATGTGGACGCGTGGAAGTGACGTTTCTTGTAACGTACGGGCTTCTCTTCTCTGATCGACCCTGATTGCGAGAAGATACCAAATTCTCGTACGATGATCCGTAAGAAAAGGGGGTGTTTTAGTTATCTGGGAATGCAATTCGTCTGGATATGTTGAGATCGTGGACAGACATCAATCCCAGGTCTCCAGCAATGTTTGACGAAAAGAGGGGGAAGCCAAGTACATCTCAGGGCAGATTTGATTTCCAAAGTGCGGATAAAAGTagttcctttttttttccttttctaTTTCTTGATCATTTGGATGAGCCAGACTTCCATCTACGCTCATATCGGTGATTATTGCAAGCTGAACAGGAATTGGAGGTTCTAGCGGCGCATTTGCTGAACTCCTGCCTCACACGTCACGCCAAAAATACATTCGCGTTCTTTTCTCTGTATTATTCTTGATACCACGTCGTACTTTTTTCGTCCTTCATATCGTACCCATTCAA
Coding sequences within it:
- a CDS encoding Putative Lipocalin-like domain-containing protein, with amino-acid sequence MQPTEIIAILAGTYQLLNTSATRDGVPVEDRTYGSNPVGILSYSKSGYMSATITSTDPEHRPANLTFPFQDGQSDADWAQIGKHSIGYAGPFSLTDAIEATATSGQLVHGPLTVANVPTMVGVRQVRNYTTFENGNLLRISSQRDGSNRGELWWKRLD
- a CDS encoding Putative ribonuclease H domain-containing protein, translated to MMMGYDDDDGQGSRLFEHRASDPHRLVPRSELVVYDPRKQVFGLQMYSWQIKRVVPDPGSLVVYIDGACRDNGTPAARGSWGVYFGPRSQYNRRGLLAPDLPQTSSRAEIEALAQALDALHEITRRDYSLRHITIATDSEYLAHAMSLWIGDWIENEGLNARGRRVAHFETLKALHERLDEMTYGDEGGLDFMFWPIPGEENMEADRLANQAFE